Genomic DNA from Triticum dicoccoides isolate Atlit2015 ecotype Zavitan chromosome 4B, WEW_v2.0, whole genome shotgun sequence:
TCCATGATTCCGAATGCCTTCCATACTAGTCGAGCCCTCCTACATGTGAATAACAGGTGTTGGATATCCTCAGCTTCATCTGGACAAATTGGGCAGTGTGGTGGTACCTTGATATGCCGGTTAGCCAACACTCCCAACCCTGGAATAACACCTCGAAGCGCCCTCCACATATATATCTTGATCATACTCGGAACTCGTAGTTTCTGGATAACACATCAAACTGGATTGTTACTTGATGGGCCAACGGTGTTTTCCGTACGAGCTCCAAACTGATGCTCCCACTCGATATAATAAGCAGAGCGGACCGAAAAAATATGCTCCTCCTCCCTCTGTAACGCCATGAGCTAGAGAGAAATGTCACGGTTGACACAATAGTTAATGAGTGTTATGATCCCGCAAGGGACAATATAGTCTAAGTTCTTTGACGTGTGGGTCACTGATAATAAATGATTATACACAAACTACTACTCCCTCTattccataatgtaagacgtttttgacactacactagtgtcaaaaaacgttttacattatggaatggagggagtactacattaGTGGCATGTTACTGATATTTGCCCAAAGTAACCTTCAACATGTCAGCATGCTAGAGAGAAATAACATATAAAAATAAATTGGTTGGAGAGAATTCGAACCAGAGCCGTCCAATCTACTGAACTATGTTTTTGCGTATGActattatctactccctccgttcggaattacttgtcgcaaaaatggatgtatctagacatattttagttctagatacatctattttcgagacaagtaattccgaacggagggagtaggaagcAACACAGAGTTATAGTCCAACCGCTATGCACTTTCCCTGCTATGTCCTCTATCTTTTTTCTTTCTAATTTATTGTTTAGTGTTTAGTTTTCATGATACGTAAATTTTCTCATGTAAAAATTACAATAATTATCAACATACAGTTAGTGTGTATTTTCAATCTTTATTCTATTTTCAATATTTTGTAGCTTGAATGgataaacatgattttttttcttaaATTTATATGGATTCAAACAGTtcaacatgtattaaaaatatAGTTTAATTTTTTGTATCTTCATTCAGGACTGCAAGCATGCACAATTATTGCGTATGTTCTATATTTAAAATACAAAATCATCAATTAAATTGACAACGTTGTATTTTAAAAACTATCCAACGTGTATTAAAGATATTGTTGATAATAATAATCATGTTTGTAGAAATGCAAGAATAATTTTACTCAAGTTTTTCAGAATACATTCCCTTTCTAAAAAAATGGTGTACATTTCTGAAATAATCGCTGTCCATAGTTTGAATGCATGTTGAACATTTTTGCAAAACATTTTACAAAATTTTAATACATGTGAAACAtttttccaaaaacatgttgaacattttttccaaaatgCACTAACATTTTCTTTAAGTTTTATGGCAATTATAAAGTTTATTATATTTATTTTCTAAATGTGAAAAATAATGCAAAAAAGCTATATATAATGAACCTTAAAAAATGAGAAGAAAACTTGTGCGGACCCATAGGAGCGCCAtctataaaaataaaaatgaaaatcgCTGGAAGAGGCACGTTGGAACGCCATATATAGCCTTCTAGCTCATTGAATGTAAACAGAGTAGAGTTCGGCCTGGTGGATAGCTTGTTCCGGCTAAGCAACTCTCGTGCGGGTTGTCTCAGATTATCTTACTGTTGTTTTTCTCAATGCCACACTGACATGTGAGACTCATGCTTGTAATTTGCAGGCCTTTTTAGCAACAAAAGAAAATTCCACCGTGCGACTCACTCGTCGCCTCGTCCACTTTGACCGGTTGACATGTGGGCCACCGCCATGCTGGCACACCAGATGGGCAGCGAGTAcgccggaacagaggaggaggcacCGTATTTTCACCGGCTAGAAAAGCTGAGCATCAATTTTATGTATTTTGCAACTTTAGGTATCAAAGTGACCACGGGGGATAAGTTTAGACACTCTCAGTGTATTTAAAAAAAAGCGCTATAATAATTCGCAAAAAAGAGAGAGCAATACTATCATTCCAAAACCCTAAAGGAAACTGAGCTGCCTTGGCGTTACTCTTTTGCGCGGGAGGCTCCCTGGTACTCGCCAAAATCTTGGGCTCCTAGTAATACGGGAACAGTCAGCGACAGTTTGTAGATAAACAAATGAAACCTAAGATGGCTTATCAGACAGCCTCACAGCACATCTAGCCTGGCCGTGTTCGCGTCGGCACAGAACAGAAGAGGAGAGAAAGATAATCGATAAAACAAAGGATGAATCACCTGGGAAGGGAAGATCTACAAGTTGGCCGCTTGCACAGCTCGCCAAAATCCGCTCCAACTTCGCCGGATAACCTTAACTATTGGGCGAGTTGGGTTCAGGGGGTAGGGGAGAGATCGGTCGCAATGTTGGCCTTGTCCTACAACTGACTCAGAAAACCATATTCCTTCGGATCCACTCGCGCTCACGTGCGTGCGTCACGGTAAAACCGACCGTTGTTAGTGTTGTAACGCCACTGAAAAGGCTGGCCTTTTGTGATGGCCGAAAGAGCGCGAGCCAGAGCATGCACAAGGAACCAGGTGTAAAGGGGCAGTTTTTCCCCCACTATCCAAAGACCTTAATGTCGTCTTAATTTCACGGCGCCTTAAACGGCTGTGCCGTGAACCCCCAATCATGTGCTCCACTCTGAGCCCATTCTTTTTTTTACGGCTGCGGCTCCACTCGCTCGGAAAACCAAAAGACGAGGCGGCCCGTTTGGGTCGGGCCTCTTCTTTTCGCCCTCTGTCAGTCATATGCTTCTTGCCGCTTGATCGCCGCCTTTCCAGTCGCGCGACGGCTAAGCATGTCTGCAGTTTTTCTTTTTGGTTCAACTCAGAGCGATCAGCGCGGGCGTGAGTTATTATTTTAGCTTTAGGCCCCCGAAATCCTCTTCGGTTTTTAATTCTGGTCTGCGAGCTGCGGAGGCGAAGGGATAGGAATTAGGGAATTATGGCGCTGGGAGGCCAAGGATAGGAAAAGAATTCAAACAGAGGCTCCGCCACTATATATACGCGCGCTAACTGCTCCGCCCTGCGAGTGCATCCACGCGCCgctttctcctctcctcctcccctccccggCCTATCGTCGACATGACCACAGATCGAGTGAAGCTGGCTGTGGACGAGTGAGTCGTAGGGATACGGATACAGTCGAGCTTGAGTGCCATGGAAGATGCAGAGGGGAAGCCAAGGGTAATCATCCGGGAGTACAGCCCGTCGACGGACCGCGCCGGCACGGAGGCCGTCGATCGCGAGTGCGAGGTCGGCCAACCCGGCGGCATGTCGCTCCACGCCGACCTGCTCGGCGACCCCGTCGCCCGCATTCGCCACTCGCCGGCCTACCTCATGCTCGTAAGTGCCTGCTGCCCTATCTGTAGCTCTGTGCATCGTAGGTGTATACGCCCGCCTGCTGCTGCACAGTTACACGTCGCGAGGGCGGGCAGGCGAGCAGCGAGCTGATTTCGATCGATTGCAGCTGGTAGTGGGTTGCTTTAATCCTCAACTGTGTTGATTTTGACATGGAAGGTAGCTGAGACGTCTGCCCAGCCCGGCCGGATCGTCGGCCTCATCCGCGGCACCGTCAAGTCCGTGGCCACGGGAAAGAGCTGCCCCGGCAAGCCCGCCTTCGCCAGCGTCGGCTACATTCTCGGCCTCCGCGTCTCACCTTCCCACAGGTAAAACACAATTGAATTGAACTGAACTGAATTGATTTCATCTTCTCCCCGTCCGTGACACTACACTGCGGCATTGATTCGGCGTGTGCGTGGCCAAGAATTACGTACTAATTAATGGCGTCGCGCGTGATCGGCGGTTGCAGGAGGATGGGCGTAGCGCTGCGGCTGGTAGGGCATCTGGAGCGGTGGTTCTCGCTGATGGGCGCCGAGTATGCGTACATGGCCACGGATAAGTCCAACGAGGCGTCTGTGCAGCTCTTCACCGGGCGGTGCGGTTACTACAAGTTTCGCACGCCGTCGCTCCTCGTGCACCCCGTGCACGCGCACCGCCTCCGGGCCCCGCGCCGCGCGGCCGTTTTGTCCCTCGACGCGCGCGACGCCGAGCAGCTGTACCGCCGACGGTTCAGCCACGTCGAGCTCTTCCCGGCCGACATCGGCGCCGTCCTCGGCAACAGGCTCTCGCTCGGCACGTTCCTGGCCGTCGTGGACGAAGGTTTTAAGTGGCGCGGGGTGGAGCACTTCCTGGCCTCGCCGCCGGCGTCGTGGGCCGTGGCGAGCCTATGGGACTGCGGCGGCGTGTTCCGCCTGGAGATGCGCGGGTCCTCGcgcctccgccgcgccgccgccgccgcgagcagGGCGCTGGACCGCGCGGCCAAGTGGATGCGCGTGCCGTCCGTTCCCAACTTCTTCCGTCCGTTCGCGGGCTGGTTCGCGTACGGCCTCGGCGGCGAAGGCGACGACGCAGCGCTGGCCGCGAAGGCGCTGTACGTGTCGTTCGTGAACAGGGCGCGCGGCAGGGCGGCGGCCGTGGCAGTGGAGGTGGCCGCGCTGGACCCGCTCCGGCGGCGGCTGCCGCACTGGCGCAGCCTGTCGTGCGCAGAGGACCTGTGGTGCATGAAGCGGCTAGGAGGAGGCGAGTCCGACGCGGACGGCTGGGATTGGGCCAAGTCGGCGCCCGGGCAGTCCATCTTCGTGGACCCCAGAGAGGTTTGATTGACTCGGCAGCGACCGTAACTAGACCAGCCAGAGCTAGAGCTAAGCTAGGGGTTTAGATAGGAAGGTTTTGGATTTAGCAGTCGAGGTTTTGAAGGAGCCTAgtttgttttcctttttctggcagagaagaaaagaaaagaaaagaaaatcgtGGGCGGCTGTGAGCCGATGGATCCACCACGGCACCTATCGAATCGACGAGACAGAAAAGAGAGATGCGACGCGGATGGCGAGAGCCAGCCGTCTCAGAtattatcatgcacacatgcagttACTAccagatgtatgtatgtatgtctaGATGCTACTCACCCTGGAGTGCATATCTCCCCTGTTTTTCGTCCCTGTAATTTGCACCGTGCAGGTGTGTGGTCGCCGGCCGGCCATATTATTGCGACGGCTAGATAGGCATATCAACTAGTAGTATCAAGTAATCAGTGGCATGCTACAACCCATCCAACTCAATGCACCACCACTGTGGAGTATCTACGCGGCTCATGGCAGTGTGTCGCTCGCCGTACCTTTCCCGAGTTCCGCCACTCTGCGAGCTGGACGACGAATTGATGGGGCGGATGCAGTCGCAGATGGGGCGCCTGACGCCTCACTGTGCCCAGCTTAGCTTCGCCCGTTCGTTTGACCGGCCGGGCCGATCGGGCTCGTACCGGGAATATTGCACTGTACCGGCACTGCTGATATGCTACGACCGCGCTGGTTGTCATGGGGTGCGTACTGCGGCCACCTAACGTAGCGTAGGTGCGAGATGAATGCTGTCCAAAAGAGGCATGGAGCTCCGGTGTCGCGAAATAGGAAAAGGCCATGGATCGCCGGCCGGCCGTACGAGCTTCGTGGTGTGCATGCAGATGCAGGGCAGGGGAGGAAATCATTGGGTTTTGTCGCCGTGTTTGGATCCCATTCGCCCTCTGGGCTGTGCAGTTTTTTTTAATCATATCACGCAGCATTTACATATGAACGTGGTGTCACTTCATCAACTAGATCAGGGGACGTAAAAGTGATGCCGCACGTGCCTAGAGAGTTTATAGCACGGAAGTAAACGAATCCATCACCCACTAATAACACGTTCTCTGGCGACAATATCCAAAGATGCGATCGCACGAAATCTAGTACCACAATGGACAGGATCGACGCGAGGTCAAATTATGCCGAGCCAtaatctaaaaataaaataaaatgacaagcCATTGCTCTGGAATTAAGTGTCGCCCTTTCACCAAGTACATGGTCTGAGTGGCGGAGCGAGGAATATTTGATTAGGGGGGCAAATGAGGCTAACACAGGCTGGGGAGGGGCAAACACTGAAAAATAAGCTTTTTACAGCAAATGATCATTAGACATGTACTGTACGTAAGCAAGTTAGTATTAAATCACTGAtgttgggggggagggggcagggtccCTGCTGGTCcgccctgtctccgccactgcatGGCCTCACCTTTTGCCATAACAGAAAATTTTAGTTTAGTCGTTACATCGAGTTGATACAACTGCATTAAAAAGTTGTGAAACAAATCGTGTGATAGTAGCAACTTTTGCTGACAAAAAATGAGTAACTACTTAGCTAGCTGGGAATGGGATACATGTTGCTTTTCTAAAACAACAGGCAAACAGATATGTTGGTTGTCTTAAGGGTATTTTCTTTTAAACGAGGCAAAAGGCTCAAATACATAAAGGAGTTTTAAAAAGTACATGTTATAGGCTACACAACATAGCCCGTCAAAGGTAAATTATATAAGGAATTATTTCCACCGCATGATCTTGCTCCAGTGCGTAGCTCCCGTGGTGATCCAAAGCTTGGCCTCATCTTGAATAAGCTTTTTTAGGAGGTAGAAAGGCGGCGTCGATTTTTTCCTAAAAACTCTAGCATTCCTCGTTCCAGATGATCCAACACACAAGCATGGTGAGGGAATCCATCGCCTTCCGGTTTGCGGTATTTGGTCGGAACATGCTGGTCCACCATATACGTTTTGCTCGATCCCCCATCGGTCCATCTCAAGCGCTCCAAGCCCTAGCCAATCCCTCACGATCCTCCAAAGATGGACTGTGAACCGGCATTTGTAGAATAGGTGTGGGACAGTCTCGTTGGCCCTCTTGCACAGTGTGCAAAGGCCACAATTGTCTCATCCTCTCCTTTGCAGTCTGTCCGCCATCCATATCCTACCGTGAAGTGCCAACCAGGAGAAGAACTTAACCTTGGGAGGGCCCCAAACTTTCCAAATGGTTTGTTCACGATGGTGGACGTGGATCCCAGGAATTGAATCTTGTAAGCCGACGTCGCAGAGTACTCTCCATTTGCCTCAAACTTCCAAGAAATATCGTCTTCAAGGTCCGCGCGAAATTAGAACTGCTCCAGCCTAATCCAAAGATCCACATAATGAATGATGTGATCCACTGTGAGAATGGCGAACGGGCTGATATTGTGTACTCAAGGATTGTGACGCATCATATCACGCACCACCCATCTTTTTCGCTTGGAGGACGCGAAAATGAgagggcctgtcggtgtcaaaaccgccagacctcggggtagggggtcccgagctgtggatctaggatTGATAGGGAACAAGGGACGATGAacatagtgtttacccaggttcgggccctctcggagaggtaatatcctacgtcctgcttggttgtATTGGATGTATAATATGTTTTatagagtagatctacctcgagacccgtatgagctaaaccctaaggcggtgaggtgatgaatgtagctctagccctaaagactaaaaaccctcggtttatatagacaccgatagGTTAGGGTTACCGAAGATAGATTACAATAAGGGTTTAAAGAGATCCTGTGCcttcttgacttggagggcacaccacggcTTCATAGATCTCCTGTCACTATACGgctccaccagtccggcccatgtacAATGGGTCGTtgccccgaggaccccttagtccatgatttcctcagtagcccccgaacttgcctccaACGCCAAGACTTGTATCCAGCACCCACTCATCCGACCAGTATTCGGCTTGCGAGGCGAGTTCTTCAGTACGTTTCACCCATGTTCAGAACCAAGTGATGTCCGGAATCTGAAACGACAGTGTTACTTAACTCCGAAGGCAATAAAAAATATCATTCAAGCGTAAATGGTGCCTTCATCTGACAACGTTTTCTCTTTCAATGAAGAGTCTCCTCCGGCCATAACACCGAGCAGTTACTATTTAtcgaagcgctgctcgaggccgacgaCATGTTTGACCCGTCCCCTCGAGGTGGAGACCGTGTCCCGCTTTTCGGGGGATATGGTTAATGATTTTGATTCCCCTCCTGCACATAACATTGCGGGCGTATCAGGAAGTGGAGA
This window encodes:
- the LOC119291303 gene encoding probable N-acetyltransferase HLS1, with product MEDAEGKPRVIIREYSPSTDRAGTEAVDRECEVGQPGGMSLHADLLGDPVARIRHSPAYLMLVAETSAQPGRIVGLIRGTVKSVATGKSCPGKPAFASVGYILGLRVSPSHRRMGVALRLVGHLERWFSLMGAEYAYMATDKSNEASVQLFTGRCGYYKFRTPSLLVHPVHAHRLRAPRRAAVLSLDARDAEQLYRRRFSHVELFPADIGAVLGNRLSLGTFLAVVDEGFKWRGVEHFLASPPASWAVASLWDCGGVFRLEMRGSSRLRRAAAAASRALDRAAKWMRVPSVPNFFRPFAGWFAYGLGGEGDDAALAAKALYVSFVNRARGRAAAVAVEVAALDPLRRRLPHWRSLSCAEDLWCMKRLGGGESDADGWDWAKSAPGQSIFVDPREV